One window of the Arthrobacter sp. D5-1 genome contains the following:
- a CDS encoding ROK family protein codes for MVLGAAESPVLSFDVGGTDIKAGLVDARGTVLGMRRVPTPLDPARPGEAVLDRLAQLKTELAAEFPDVPAKAAGIIVPGIVDSVAGVGVYSANLGWRNFPFTAEAEKRLGIPVAFDHDVRSAAAVEHTFGGSKEFKDVVVMVVGTGIAAAVFSGGKALTAGGFAGELGHAQVPDPDAGPGSPGSTILEAVGSAGAIAKRYYKASGNRVNGARGVLLRAGDGDELAARIWADAVDALAFTICQCVNIVGTEAVVIGGGLAEAGDDLLEPLRAKVDGILDFQRRPQLIRAELGQDAGLLGAALNARALLGAAQ; via the coding sequence ATGGTTCTCGGAGCCGCAGAATCACCGGTCCTCTCCTTCGATGTTGGCGGGACTGACATCAAGGCCGGCTTGGTGGATGCCCGGGGGACAGTCCTGGGCATGCGCCGGGTTCCTACACCATTGGATCCTGCCCGTCCCGGCGAGGCGGTCCTGGACAGGCTGGCCCAACTCAAAACCGAGTTGGCTGCCGAATTCCCGGACGTCCCCGCCAAAGCGGCCGGCATCATCGTCCCGGGCATCGTGGACTCCGTGGCCGGCGTCGGTGTCTACTCTGCCAATCTCGGCTGGCGTAATTTCCCTTTCACGGCCGAAGCCGAAAAGCGCCTGGGGATTCCGGTGGCGTTTGATCATGATGTCCGGTCCGCTGCCGCTGTGGAACACACCTTTGGTGGTTCCAAAGAGTTCAAGGACGTTGTGGTGATGGTGGTGGGGACCGGCATCGCCGCAGCCGTTTTCTCCGGTGGCAAGGCGCTCACCGCTGGCGGCTTCGCCGGTGAGCTTGGCCATGCCCAGGTCCCGGACCCCGACGCCGGACCTGGCTCCCCGGGTTCCACCATCCTGGAAGCAGTCGGTTCGGCCGGTGCCATCGCCAAGCGTTACTACAAGGCGTCCGGGAACAGGGTGAACGGTGCCCGCGGAGTCTTGCTCAGGGCCGGAGATGGCGATGAACTGGCCGCGCGCATCTGGGCCGATGCCGTGGATGCCCTCGCCTTTACCATCTGCCAGTGCGTCAACATCGTGGGAACCGAAGCGGTGGTTATCGGCGGTGGCCTGGCTGAAGCCGGTGACGACCTGCTGGAACCCCTCCGGGCCAAGGTGGACGGCATCCTTGACTTCCAACGACGCCCACAGCTGATCCGGGCCGAACTGGGGCAAGACGCCGGCCTGCTGGGTGCAGCCCTGAATGCGCGGGCACTCCTGGGAGCAGCACAATGA